Proteins from a single region of Streptomyces sp. TN58:
- a CDS encoding MFS transporter, whose amino-acid sequence MTIDGRPGRRRRWGMYVLLGAVAVSSAGEAMMVVAVPWFVLQTTGSVAQTGILVALGAVASGAVGFVSGPLVDRWGFRATAVLSYTVGGLGAACIPVMHVLGMLDFPVLAALVVAANVLDIPASAAVTGLVPELSADAGMPLERGNALLSGVHQVAQLCGPPLGGAAVALLGVSHVLLIDAAACLLAAALILGCVAAGRARAPGARAEGPYLAELRSGLRTLREHRLLRAMAVSGTAFNGLDSGLAGVVLVTYAYQYLGSAASLGILLTAFGLGAVAGTVGYAVAGHRLGARRVYLGSGFAVALSIGALAALPSLAVGAVLLALLGAFAAPVGPVRTGVLQRSVPREQYGRVTAAVDTAGLVAVPLGASMTVVLVGAVGLRPAIAALACAYLLVVCCCWAAPALRGMQPGRQPVTAMTELDNQ is encoded by the coding sequence ATGACAATCGATGGACGGCCAGGCCGGCGGCGCCGGTGGGGCATGTATGTCCTGCTGGGCGCGGTGGCGGTCAGTTCGGCCGGCGAGGCGATGATGGTCGTCGCCGTCCCGTGGTTCGTGCTCCAGACGACCGGCAGCGTGGCCCAGACCGGAATCCTCGTCGCCCTGGGCGCGGTCGCCTCCGGAGCCGTCGGATTCGTTTCCGGCCCGCTGGTGGACCGCTGGGGATTCCGCGCCACGGCCGTCCTGTCGTACACGGTCGGCGGTCTCGGGGCGGCGTGCATTCCGGTCATGCACGTGCTGGGGATGCTGGACTTCCCCGTCCTCGCGGCGCTCGTCGTGGCGGCCAACGTGCTGGACATCCCCGCCTCCGCGGCCGTCACCGGCCTGGTGCCCGAGCTGTCCGCGGACGCCGGCATGCCACTGGAGCGGGGCAACGCGCTGCTCAGCGGAGTCCACCAGGTGGCGCAGCTGTGCGGGCCGCCGCTGGGCGGAGCCGCCGTCGCCCTGCTCGGGGTCTCCCACGTCCTGCTCATCGACGCCGCCGCCTGCCTCCTCGCGGCGGCCCTCATCCTCGGCTGCGTCGCCGCCGGCCGGGCCCGCGCCCCGGGCGCGCGGGCCGAGGGGCCCTACCTGGCCGAGCTGCGCTCCGGACTGCGCACCCTGCGCGAGCACCGGCTGCTGCGGGCCATGGCGGTGTCCGGGACGGCCTTCAACGGCCTGGACAGCGGACTGGCCGGCGTGGTCCTGGTGACCTACGCCTACCAGTACCTGGGCAGCGCGGCGAGCCTGGGCATCCTGCTCACCGCGTTCGGACTGGGCGCGGTGGCCGGCACGGTGGGCTACGCGGTCGCCGGGCACCGGCTCGGCGCCCGCCGCGTGTACCTCGGCTCGGGCTTCGCGGTGGCCCTGTCGATCGGCGCGCTCGCCGCCCTGCCCTCCCTCGCCGTCGGCGCCGTACTGCTCGCCCTGCTCGGCGCGTTCGCCGCCCCGGTGGGCCCGGTCCGCACCGGCGTGCTCCAGCGCAGCGTCCCGCGCGAGCAGTACGGGCGGGTGACCGCCGCGGTCGACACGGCCGGGCTGGTCGCCGTACCGCTCGGCGCCTCGATGACGGTGGTGCTCGTGGGCGCCGTCGGCCTGCGCCCGGCCATCGCCGCGCTCGCCTGTGCGTATCTGCTGGTGGTCTGCTGCTGCTGGGCCGCCCCCGCACTGCGGGGCATGCAGCCAGGCCGGCAGCCCGTGACTGCCATGACTGAACTTGACAATCAATGA
- a CDS encoding aldehyde dehydrogenase family protein has translation MSSAPAWPTALDEPVQVPDPGRLEALRAVRDFLADDPGAVHDLLCEISTHRAAGYEIEATIATLDGALAEFETYRPGRVPRLAVYMPSNVVLYSYALYLLVPALFADRLVFRPSSQVKDQMGRLHELLAARHGLPIELTNASQREFLREHVQPADVVVFTGAYRNAEQIRPQLAPGRLFLFLGSGVNPFVVAPGADLGKAARDAVEIRMHNAGQDCLGPDLFCVQEDLLDEFLDLLVTELKALRYGPYTDPDADYGPVFYDGALEEAAQYLARNRRGIVHGGHVDFRERRMEPTVVLGEEVTPRTPVPEFFAPVFNVVGYRDPETLAATLTTAVFTERALGSSVYGDAPALVEALRRRTTVTVDTTLLSIDDGNAPFGGYGRMANYITDGTQMWTEPVLVSKAVAEHLPAAGR, from the coding sequence ATGAGCTCCGCTCCCGCCTGGCCGACCGCTCTCGACGAGCCGGTGCAGGTCCCCGACCCCGGACGCCTGGAGGCACTCCGCGCCGTCCGGGACTTCCTGGCCGACGACCCCGGCGCCGTCCACGACCTGCTCTGCGAGATCTCCACCCACCGCGCCGCCGGTTACGAGATCGAGGCGACCATCGCCACGCTGGACGGCGCGCTCGCCGAGTTCGAAACGTACCGGCCGGGCCGGGTCCCGCGACTGGCGGTCTACATGCCGTCCAACGTCGTCCTGTACTCGTACGCCCTGTACCTGCTGGTGCCCGCCCTCTTCGCGGACCGGCTGGTCTTCCGCCCCTCCAGCCAGGTCAAGGACCAGATGGGCAGGCTGCACGAACTGCTCGCCGCGCGCCACGGGCTGCCGATCGAACTGACCAACGCCAGCCAGCGCGAGTTCCTGCGCGAGCACGTCCAGCCGGCCGACGTCGTCGTCTTCACCGGCGCCTACCGCAACGCCGAGCAGATCAGGCCCCAACTGGCTCCCGGCCGGCTGTTCCTGTTCCTCGGCTCCGGCGTCAACCCCTTCGTCGTCGCCCCGGGCGCCGACCTCGGGAAGGCGGCCCGCGACGCCGTGGAGATCCGGATGCACAACGCCGGCCAGGACTGCCTGGGCCCTGACCTGTTCTGCGTCCAAGAGGACCTGCTCGACGAGTTCCTCGACCTCCTCGTCACCGAGCTCAAGGCCCTGCGCTACGGGCCCTACACCGACCCGGACGCCGACTACGGGCCCGTCTTCTACGACGGCGCGCTGGAGGAGGCCGCCCAGTACCTGGCCCGCAACCGCCGCGGCATCGTCCACGGCGGCCACGTCGACTTCCGCGAGCGGCGGATGGAGCCCACCGTCGTCCTCGGCGAGGAGGTGACCCCGCGCACGCCCGTGCCGGAGTTCTTCGCGCCGGTCTTCAACGTCGTCGGCTACCGCGACCCGGAGACCCTGGCGGCCACGCTCACCACCGCGGTGTTCACCGAACGCGCCCTCGGGTCGAGCGTCTACGGCGACGCCCCCGCCCTGGTCGAAGCGCTGCGCCGGCGCACCACCGTCACCGTCGACACCACGCTGCTGTCCATCGACGACGGCAACGCGCCCTTCGGCGGATACGGGCGGATGGCCAACTACATCACCGACGGCACGCAGATGTGGACCGAGCCGGTCCTCGTCTCCAAGGCCGTCGCCGAGCACCTTCCGGCGGCCGGCCGATGA
- a CDS encoding thiamine pyrophosphate-binding protein, protein MTDVTYPSAWHAVADHLHHLGTATVFGLPGDDMDLLGALEGTDTRFVLCRDQRNALFMATGYALASGRPGICAVGKGPALTNTLTGVLEAASAAAPVVLLAGGTALDRLGTGAFQELDQLAAVRPYVKWAVRVDHADRLPGVLEKAVAVAVNGTPGPVYVEIAEQAAGQPVTRTGPWRPAAAQRLTPDPGVLRATADAIAAARRPLLLVGGGARHRNTGRLLEDFAERIGAGIFTTASGRGTVAEDHPLFCGVSGLYTVAPADRLWRETDLVIALGSRLEETATFGWPDAAGLPVIQVVAGEESLVTGRPGTGVLGDVARTVEAWSALLERHAGGTAWTGRVKAVREEHAVRAAERAAAADEAAAAAGPDAGVPVARVLAALAEAVPETRVLVQENGLQDMWSYFYPHWSCGALGGSVVPSEQTPLGFGAAAAVGVALAEPGRPVVAVAGDGAFNLFRSELPTVADAGAAVLYVVLDNGGYGWLQTNLDRVSGTGSRFAFTADRPTGSEGLAHAYGLGFWRADNPGDLHGVLHKAWQHCAENNTAGVVEVRVSLADSPPGTSGANGDFPLREDE, encoded by the coding sequence ATGACCGACGTGACGTACCCGAGCGCCTGGCACGCCGTCGCCGACCACCTCCACCACCTCGGCACCGCCACCGTCTTCGGCCTGCCCGGCGACGACATGGACCTGCTGGGCGCCCTGGAAGGCACCGACACCCGCTTCGTCCTCTGCCGCGACCAGCGCAACGCCCTCTTCATGGCGACCGGTTACGCCCTCGCCTCCGGGCGGCCCGGCATCTGCGCGGTCGGCAAGGGCCCGGCCCTGACCAACACCCTCACCGGGGTGCTGGAGGCGGCCTCCGCGGCCGCACCCGTCGTCCTCCTCGCCGGGGGCACCGCCCTGGACCGGCTGGGCACGGGGGCGTTCCAGGAACTCGACCAGCTCGCCGCGGTCCGCCCGTACGTCAAGTGGGCGGTCCGGGTGGACCACGCCGACCGGCTGCCGGGGGTACTGGAGAAGGCCGTCGCCGTCGCCGTCAACGGCACGCCCGGCCCCGTGTACGTCGAGATCGCGGAGCAGGCGGCCGGGCAGCCGGTCACCCGCACCGGTCCCTGGCGGCCGGCCGCCGCGCAGCGGCTCACCCCGGACCCCGGGGTGCTGCGGGCCACCGCCGACGCCATCGCCGCGGCCCGGCGGCCCCTGCTGCTGGTGGGCGGCGGCGCCCGCCACCGCAACACCGGCCGGCTACTGGAGGACTTCGCCGAGCGGATCGGCGCCGGGATCTTCACCACCGCCTCCGGCCGGGGCACGGTCGCCGAGGACCACCCGCTCTTCTGCGGCGTGTCGGGCCTCTACACCGTGGCACCCGCCGACCGGCTGTGGCGCGAGACCGACCTGGTGATCGCCCTCGGCAGCCGGCTGGAGGAGACGGCGACCTTCGGCTGGCCGGACGCCGCCGGGCTGCCGGTGATCCAGGTGGTGGCGGGCGAGGAGAGCCTGGTCACCGGAAGGCCGGGCACCGGTGTGCTCGGCGATGTCGCACGGACGGTCGAAGCCTGGTCGGCGCTGCTGGAGCGGCACGCGGGCGGCACCGCCTGGACGGGACGGGTCAAGGCCGTACGGGAGGAACACGCCGTACGGGCCGCCGAGCGGGCGGCGGCCGCGGACGAGGCGGCGGCCGCCGCCGGCCCGGACGCGGGCGTACCGGTGGCCCGGGTGCTGGCCGCCCTCGCCGAAGCCGTTCCCGAGACGCGCGTCCTCGTCCAGGAGAACGGCCTCCAGGACATGTGGTCTTACTTCTACCCCCACTGGAGTTGCGGGGCCCTCGGCGGGTCCGTCGTGCCCAGCGAACAGACCCCGCTCGGCTTCGGCGCCGCCGCCGCCGTGGGCGTCGCCCTGGCCGAGCCGGGACGGCCCGTGGTGGCCGTGGCCGGCGACGGCGCCTTCAACCTCTTCCGCTCCGAACTGCCCACCGTCGCCGACGCGGGCGCGGCCGTGCTGTACGTGGTCCTCGACAACGGCGGCTACGGATGGCTGCAGACCAACCTGGACCGGGTGTCGGGCACCGGCTCGCGGTTCGCCTTCACCGCCGACCGCCCGACCGGCTCCGAGGGCCTGGCCCACGCGTACGGCCTCGGATTCTGGCGGGCCGACAACCCTGGCGATCTCCACGGCGTCCTCCACAAAGCGTGGCAGCACTGCGCGGAGAACAACACGGCAGGAGTGGTCGAGGTGAGGGTGTCCCTCGCCGACAGCCCCCCGGGCACCTCGGGGGCGAACGGCGACTTCCC